The bacterium DNA segment GAGGTATAGCTCGGATCGACGCATTTTACATTTTGCATTGAATCTTTTTGACTATGTTTTGTTATTTCATCCGTAAAAAATTAGCGGAATATGATGAGGGTGCCCTAGCTCCGAAATCTAAACACAAGGTTGACCAGCATTTAAGTCAGTGCGCGGATTGTATGGGCGAATTATATACGTTGCGGAAAACCCGGCAGATAGTTGCCGAATTGAATAACGAACCATGTCCACCGGAATCATATTGGCATCAGGTCTGGCAGCGACTTCGCGCGCGATTATTTCTACAGTAGGAGCTCAAAGTAACTTTTTCTACTTAGCTTGAGCCAAGGGTTATCCTGATTTATCGACAGAAAAAGGGCGGTAATCCAAAGCTCATGATGAGTCGAAAAGCTCAATATAGTTCGACATTATAATTGGCATTTTTGAATTGCTAATATCAGGTTATATTATGAAGAGAAAAAGAAT contains these protein-coding regions:
- a CDS encoding zf-HC2 domain-containing protein; the protein is MFCYFIRKKLAEYDEGALAPKSKHKVDQHLSQCADCMGELYTLRKTRQIVAELNNEPCPPESYWHQVWQRLRARLFLQ